ACCAATGCGGTGGTGCCGACCGTCGATCTCACCGGCGGCCGCGTGGTGATCGAGCTGCCGCAGGAAATCGAAGGCGACGACGCCCCGACGCTCACGTGATGGGTTTGATATGACCTGGCGCGCCACGGTTCTCACGCTTTTTCCCGAGATGTTTCCCGGGCCGCTCGGCGTCAGCCTGGCGGGTAAAGCGCTGACATCAGGCCTGTGGTCACTGGAAGCGCGCGACATCAGGGATTCCGCCACCGATCGCCATCGCAGCGTCGATGACACTCCGGCCGGCGGTGGTCCGGGCATGGTGCTGCGGGCCGACGTGCTGGCGGCGGCGATCGATGCCGCGGATATCGATCAAAGCCGTCCGCGCCTCCTGATGAGCCCGCGGGGTCGGCCATTGACCCAGTCGCAGATTAGGGAACTCGCCGCCGGGCCCGGCCCCCTGGTCGTCTGCGGCCGGTTCGAGGGGGTCGATCAGCGGGTGATCGAGGCACGGCACCTCGAGGAGGTCTCGATCGGGGATTATGTGCTGTCGGGTGGCGAGATCGCC
This portion of the Bradyrhizobium sp. AZCC 2262 genome encodes:
- the trmD gene encoding tRNA (guanosine(37)-N1)-methyltransferase TrmD; its protein translation is MTWRATVLTLFPEMFPGPLGVSLAGKALTSGLWSLEARDIRDSATDRHRSVDDTPAGGGPGMVLRADVLAAAIDAADIDQSRPRLLMSPRGRPLTQSQIRELAAGPGPLVVCGRFEGVDQRVIEARHLEEVSIGDYVLSGGEIAAMALIDACVRLLPGVMGKQASGEDESFSEGLLEYPQFTRPQEFEGRGIPEILISGDHAKVAAWRKAEAEALTRARRPDLWANRSGQKATKSTTDG